From a single Lolium rigidum isolate FL_2022 chromosome 7, APGP_CSIRO_Lrig_0.1, whole genome shotgun sequence genomic region:
- the LOC124672770 gene encoding zinc finger protein ZAT9-like, with the protein MDAVDELAAGTGMLQHRCKVCGKGFAAGRSLGGHMRSHISLGEVVPMADVDDDDLTRASANGGRSSGGNGAVGYGLRENPKKTRRLSDFADEEEDQGGDGGEHDKACRDCGKLFSSWRSLFGHMRSHAPGAAAADEAEDVDLGDEFYAAEAEAEAEAEDVEEAPMEPLAVAVMAAPPRRRRRSMRVAAPAPAPPPPPALSSFEKEQEDVALCLLMLSRDTTGGMWSSPEHEEPFLEKEWRKKTTPKQLHLPRNGYGYNSDDDSPLFHYGESKVKKIKKRRTSHYALNSDSGKQLRKVTAPPPPKRTRYECPGCGRVFSSYQALGGHRASHKRINTSCSAPKAGPGVIAALPAPEPSVDTYTSFSTLSPSASPDSVATGIGAAKNNQAAATAVLEKFECPVCFRVFGSGQALGGHKRSHMTADGAYSEDGEVFYGGDADQEQGYPVAAAGSLDLNFPPATSDEA; encoded by the coding sequence ATGGATGCCGTGGATGAGCTTGCCGCGGGGACGGGGATGCTGCAGCACAGGTGCAAGGTGTGCGGGAAGGGGTTCGCCGCCGGCCGCTCGCTCGGCGGGCACATGCGCTCCCACATCTCGCTCGGCGAGGTGGTGCCGATGGCggacgtcgacgacgacgacctcaCGCGTGCCTCCGCCAACggcgggcgcagcagcggcggcaATGGCGCCGTCGGCTACGGGCTGAGGGAGAACCCCAAGAAGACGCGCCGGCTCTCCGActtcgccgacgaggaggaggatcagGGCGGCGACGGAGGCGAGCATGACAAGGCGTGCCGGGACTGCGGGAAGCTCTTCTCCTCGTGGCGATCGCTGTTCGGCCACATGAGGAGCCATgcgcccggcgccgccgccgccgacgaggctGAGGACGTGGACCTTGGCGATGAGTTCTACGCCGCAGAGGCGGAGGCGGAAGCAGAAGCAGAGGATGTTGAGGAGGCGCCGATGGAACCGCTGGCGGTGGCCGTGATGGCCGCGCCGCCCAGGCGGAGGCGCAGGTCGATGCGCGTGGCGGCGccggcccccgcgccgccgccgccgccggcgctgagcAGCTTCGAGAAGGAGCAGGAGGACGTCGCGCTCTGCCTCCTGATGCTCTCGCGCGACACCACCGGCGGCATGTGGAGCTCGCCGGAACACGAGGAGCCTTTCCTGGAGAAGGAGTGGCGCAAGAAGACGACCCCGAAGCAGCTGCACCTCCCGAGAAACGGCTACGGTTACAACTCAGACGACGATTCACCTCTGTTCCACTACGGCGAAAGCAAGGTCAAGAAGATCAAGAAGCGGAGGACTAGCCATTACGCTCTCAATTCCGACTCGGGGAAGCAACTGCGCAAGgtcaccgcgccgccgccaccgaagcGCACCCGCTACGAGTGCCCCGGCTGCGGCAGGGTGTTCAGTTCCTACCAGGCGCTCGGCGGCCACCGCGCGAGCCACAAGCGGATCAACACCAGCTGCAGCGCCCCCAAGGCCGGCCCCGGCGTCATCGCCGCGCTCCCCGCGCCGGAGCCGAGCGTGGATACCTACACCTCGTTCAGCACGCTGTCCCCGTCGGCCTCGCCGGACTCTGTGGCCACCGGCATTGGTGCCGCCAAGAATAATCAAGCAGCTGCGACAGCGGTGCTGGAGAAGTTCGAGTGCCCGGTATGCTTCAGGGTGTTCGGTTCGGGGCAGGCGCTGGGCGGGCACAAGCGGTCGCACATGACGGCCGACGGCGCGTACTCCGAGGACGGCGAGGTCTTCTACGGCGGCGACGCGGACCAGGAGCAAGGGTACCCCGTGGCGGCCGCGGGGTCGCTCGATCTCAACTTCCCGCCGGCTACATCGGACGAGGCTTGA